DNA from Coffea arabica cultivar ET-39 chromosome 10c, Coffea Arabica ET-39 HiFi, whole genome shotgun sequence:
CATGACATCTAAAattcaataattttttaaactctTTTGGAGGTGTATCAAAGAATTTAAGTCTTAGGGTGCGtttaataaaactgaaatttgaaagcTAAAATCTGAAGTCCGAATTCATTATTGAATTacatttgaccaatttttttttaataaaacatCATCATAACATTAAATCTATACTAATAGCACAAATTACatcaatcatacacaaataCAAATAGATCTAAAAAACAAATACTTGATATTacaaatctaaaaaattaatagAATATTACACTGTAAAACTCCAATAATATCAAAAGATAAAACATTTATTGGCCCAATATCATATATGCATGCTTCCAACTGTGTTACTTATGTTCTCCTAGATCTGCTAATTAACTAATTCAAATTCAGATGTTAAAGTGAGATCTAATTAGGTAGATCTAAAAGATTTTAGATTCGACAACCAAATATGAGAAAACTTAGATCTAAtacaaaaaataagaaagaactACAAAAGCTGTCAGTAGAAATCTCTATGAGAGGAGAAAACATCACTAAAAATTCTTAAGAGAGAATAAACTCTCACTAGGAAACTCCATGAGAGGAGAATAACATCTTTTGCTACTAGAATAACATTTCCCTCAATTTGATGAGTACAAGAGTTTCACATACTATCCTCATCCACCAAGCTTCACAAACAAACTGAAAATAGTAGAACACAAATGCATCCATACAATGGTGAAGTACTTTTAAATTCGACATTGCAGGACAAGGTATGTGAACGCCTAGGATGAAATATGCAAAAAGATTCTTGAAGACCACAGGCTACGAGTCTTGATTAGGCACTTCTCTGCTGTAAAATTTTCCCACTACTCTGGAGTCCAGAATTTCAATGGCTTTCTCAGACTTTATGTTCTTAGGTGTCTTGTACTGGTTTAAAGAAGTTCCTTGAGAAACATAAAAGTCCATGAGCACGTTGAATGTTCCTTGTTTCACAACTCTAATTTCCGAAGGACCAATGGTACTAATGCTCTGATTCCTCAACAACTTATATTTCTGGTCCAGAGATTGTTCCACTAAACTACAGCATTTTTCCATATTAACCTGATCAAGTACAGGAAAGTCATCATTTGATCTCAGTTGAAGCTCCCAAAAGAGTACATAGTGACCAGGAATAGAGGATGTCTCAGCATAGCTGCTGTAATCCAAAAGCCCAAGTGGTTCAAGGATATGCATTGCAATTGTAACTGCATTCTGGAGGTCTTGTTCAGTTGTTTTATCTGTGTCAATGCTCAAAACCACATTTCTCCTTTGTACAAATTTGAATTGGGGAGTGATATTGTGAAAACCTGTCACCAGGAGAATATCCCCCATTCTGTACCTGTATAAACCTGAAAGTACACGCTTCTATCAATATTCTAGATATTAGAGTGTTTAAGCATTTAACTGTCTAATCATCATTGGTTGTGTGTATCAGGATAATAAATGTACCGAAAAACAGAATGTAATAAACCTATATTCGACAAATTTGAACATCAGATGTCCAAGGCAATTGTTAAGTAGAAATTAATGGAACTACCATCCATTTTAGAACATGATAAAGGGTTTAAAATGGAGACCAGTAGACACCTTCAAGAGGCACTTCTGTGTTTTATAGAATACTTTTTCATGGGTCAGACTAACAGAATTATAGTTCATATTTGTGGTACACCACAGGCAGTTAGGGTCAATTCAAAAGTACAGTAATCTCACCTATAAAGGCGCAACGGTCGTGACAAAAAGTTCATAATGCTGGCCTATCTTAACATTAGCAAGATCCACAATGTGATCTTCCAAATGAGCATCTTTCCTGATGGTGCAGTTTGGATCTTGATGATTGTCAATTGGTAAGAACTCATGGTAGGCCATGTTTGGTATAAAAATATACGAGACATCATAAGGACTGCACAAAGGTTTCATGTTAATCCCAAAAACTGCCTCTGAAGAACCATAAACTGGTGAAACTACAGGTAACCCACCCGTATAGACCTCAAGCGCAGGGATATATTGTGCCATGGACCCTGTAATAATGGCCATGACATACTTGGTCCTTGGCCAGATCTTCTTAATTATCCCTTCCCAAGACTTTTCTTGGCATACAAGATCAATTGAATCAGCCAAGTCCGGCATTTGTTTGCTCAAAATCAAGGAGACAGCCCTTTTGCAGTTAGGGTCAGTGATCCAATCACTCATTTGCCCAGTTCTTATGTTCGAAGACATTTCTTGCCAATTTTCCTTGAAAAATTTGATTATCCATATGTCATATGAAGCACCTTGAAATCCTCCATATGTCATATGGAGTGCTTTATAGCAGCTCTTATAGATTACATACTAATGAGAGAATGCTAGTAACGATACTTGTATTTGAACTTCCCTTAGATcagtttcaaataaaaaaacttTCCTTAGATGATGTGAACAAACCTTACCAAGTGAACCCAATCTCAAAAATACTAGTAATACAATAATATgcaaaattaaaatgaatgttCCTCTTCAGTGCAACTAATTGTGTCTTGACAAGCAATTtcgtttgtttggatagggtattatttgaaatgttatttggaataattactgtagcactttttgtgatgtgatgtatgtgagataaaaatgtggttggaaatataaaaaggtgggttgggaaatgtgtttatgatgcaagcgaaatattatttgggataatttcactaTCCAAACGAAATCCAATTTCAAATTCACCACCACCATGTGGGTCATCAATTGTATGATGCAATTGCCTAGCAGTTTCAGAAAGTCCCTTTCCCTAGTTGACTACCAAATGAAATTGGATAAATTCTATTTTGACCCCCTAAACTATATCCAATTTCtcacttcagtccctaaactttaaaatgggacacttaggTCCTCAAACTACTGAATCCGTCCCAATTAAGTAAAATTGTTGACAATTGTCAGGGTTTTCTGAGCGTACAAAACAAGCGCCATTGACCAAGGGTGGGGATGCAAATTCAGAGAAAagatataaaaagaaagaaatttattTAGCATAAAGGAGGGAAAAGGAGGGAAACTTTCCCTCCTTTTATTAGGCACATTCGGGTGATATAATTGATTCGATCCAATTCATAAAAGGGAAGAGATGTGCCCTAATACAAAAGAGAGCAATTGGCTGAATATCCAAATGAGGGGTATGAACTAAGAGGTTGAGAGCTTTAGAAAATCTGAAgataagaaagaagagaaaggagaGATGGTTAGGGACACATGCAACAGTGGAAAACAAGCATTGATGATGGCAATATGGACAGATTTAAACCCAAGAAGAAGGTTTTGTCGATGTCCAAATTACAGGATAATTCCATTTCCATTATATCTGTTTGTACTTCTTCCCTTATGGTTCCGATTTGTATGCAATGCATCTAAGTAAACCTGTATTTACTCTCTCAATGGTGTTGTCAATGTAGGAAACGGGGGAATGCAGTTATTGGGATTGAGTGGATCTTGAGATGTGTCAAAGGTCCAAGGATATAATCCCTGGACTAATAAGAACAAAAAACAAATTGAAATCTAAGATTGAGAGGTTGCAAGAGAACTCAAAGCTGTAGGAAGCAAAACTAAGGAGGCTAAAGATGTACTTGTTTCTTCATTGGGTTGTTGTTATATGAATGCTTTTGTTCAAATTTGGGCCATAAAGGTCATCATTGGAGTTTGACAAGAAACATGTCCATCTATGTGGGAAAAGAAGCAATGGTGTAGTAGAATAACATAGTGCAACATGCAATGCAATGCATAATGGCGCTATGTAATTGGGATGGAAAAGATGTAATTTTTGTCTCTCTGTATAAGCTGCGGTTCTGGTGTAATGTAGCATATGCTTGAAGGAGCACTAGGTTCACTAATTTTGGATACAATTTTTAGTTTAGGGGATTATGTGCTCTTTTGTTTGAACTTTACGGACCTAAGTGTCCCTAGCTAATGAAGCATTGGGATTGAACTATCCCTTTTTGTATAGTTGAGGGACTGAAGTGTCCCAACTTATTGAACTACTTTTGACAGTAAATGATAAACCTGTAAATATGTGTAACACCACCAACTGTTTGAGACAATAGATGCAATTGACAATGGACTGAATTTGATCATTTAAGAAGAAGGCATGTTTAGCCTTACACCAAAAGACCAGACGTTTcacaaatttacaaaacaataGCAAAAATTTCTTGGCATTTACAACATCAGTTGCCATTTACAAAACATCACTCCCCAAAATATAATGCGAACAATTTATAGCAATAGAAATTCACAAAAACCAGCTAAACATAGAGCTGCAACACATTGCCATTTACAAAACACAGCTATTTTCTTGTGTGATTTAAATTTTCTAACTTTGCAGCTTCATTTGCATTCCTATAGAGCTGAACATTGGCCAATGCTAGTTGAATTATTCATATGACCTACTGCTGCCTGCAATGTAGATAGATTTACACACATGTTCCCCCTCCAAGTGAAGGGGGTTGGTTGAAGTCGTTTGGTGACACGACTAGTTGAACCCAGCTCTTCTGTTTGCCTATCATCAATGTATGAGTCTGGTGATTTCATTGTTATCCCTGGATTGTGTGAATAAAGTTTTTCACCAGTATTGGAGTTCAACTACATGTCAGGAGATAACAAGTAGTTAATAAAAGAGTGAACATATTTGTATCTCACACAGCAACAAATGCAAATTTCAAAGCACTGGCATGTCCAGATTCAATTTCCTTTGAAGCTGTCTCATATGGGTTAATCAGGGAATCAGTTGCAACACTGTTGAGTCCAAGTTCTCCAGTCATGTCCAGTGAGTTTCTAAAGATCCATTGCCTCAGCTTGCCACCTTTCTTTGAACGGCCAGGTTTCTTGCAAAATGAGCATTTTCTTGTGCCCTTGATTGGTTGTTCTCCATCAATTTTTTGTTCAGTCTGATTTTGAAGAGTAGCTGTGCAGCTCTCTTATGTACTTAATTGAGTGACATTAGCAGTACTTGGACTAGTACTAGTATGCCTTGTTTCATTTCTGATGGCATCTGTTTGTTGTGTGCTGTTCCCACTAGATTCCTTGTCCATATGCCCATTTGGTCTCTTTTCTACTGTAGCAGTTTGCTAGTTTTTTTAGGGCAACTGATAAGAACCCGCCCGGAGGTATGAACTCATATCCCACGTAGCTCCCAGATCTAGACGAAGGAATCAAGTTGGTTTGCGAAGCAACACTCGAACACCTAACTCTATGAAGCGAACCTTGGACTTAACCTCAACCCACAAGCACTCGAGTAAGTGGAACGAAGTTACAagtagaagaacgccacaatcaaggtgtgtacttgattgataagttcaattgAATACTCTCGagcaattctcaagtattcaaaggggCTCTCATAGACAAGAGAAAAGTGTAAACACTCAAATTTCTGAAATATTATTGAATGAATAAAACTGTTGGtggtgtgggctatttatagccttacatagagaagAAAACCTAAAGTGATGTGGAATTGATTCTAGAAATCCTAAAGTGATTTGTAATCACTTATTTCCTAAGGACTAAAGGACTTAGTTTCAGCCAAGGTGGCCTAGTGGGCCTGGCCGAACCTATGAGGACACTTTATcactaaaataaaacaagataatGGACTATCAAGCCCTTATTTCAACGACTCAACTAATGACCTCAGAAAATGAGATTTTAATCTTTGGATAGAGCTCCCATTTCCACTTCGCTTGACTCAAGGACTTGAATGAGAGTATAGCGAATTGTCTTGTCTTGCTCAAGCTCGGTTTCAATGCGTGCATGGTCAATTCCCTCGTAGGTGGTGCAAACTAGTGTTTGCATGGACTCTTTGAGCTTCTTGGCACCAGCCCTTGTCATTGGGCCATTGAACTCCATTTGGTCCTTTTGGTCCTCCTTCACGGCCTCAAGGGCAGCCGCTCCTCACTCTTGcgtcattcccctcctcttaaaggcgatttgtccccaaatcaagCTCATCATCTACAAGAAAAGGGCTTAAGTCAGCCACATTAAAGGTAGCGTAGACACCGTAATCACCTGGTAGGTCCAATTTGTAGGCGTTATCATTGATGCGTTCCACCACTTGGAAATGACCATCTCCTCTAGGCAAGAGTTTGTTGCGTCATTGCATGGGGAACCTCTCCTTGCACATGTGAATCCACACCCAATCACctggctcaaaaatcatcttgcgacgacCTTTGTTAGCATGACGAATAAATTGGAATGTGCGCTTTTCAATATTATCCCTTACCTTTTGGTGGAAGGCACGCACTTGCTCAGCCTACTTCAACCCATCCATCTTAGTTCGCTCAGTTATAGGTAAATGTGATAAATTCAAAGGCGTGAGAGGGTTAAAATCATAAACGACTTCAAATGGGGAATAGTGTGTGGTGCTATGGACTGTGCGGTTACAGGCAAATTCAACGTGTGGCAAGCAATCTTCCCATGACTTTAAATTCTTTTTGATAAGTGCACGCAACAAAGTAGAGAGTGTCCTATTAACTACTTCAGTTTGACCATCGGTTTGAGGGTGACTAGAAGTAGAGAATAAGAGTTTAGTTCCTAGTTTACCCCATAACGATTTCCAAAAATAACTGAGGAACTtaacatctctatcactaacaatggtgCATGGCATTCCATGTAGTCTAACAATTTTCCTAAAGAACAGGAAAAGATACCATGTTAAAAGATATCAATTTTGGAGAAAAACGTTTATTGAAATCATAATTTGTACAATGATATAACGTCTATATTTATaagttttataaaataaatgtaGACACTTAAACACAATGAACCTACATTAATATTATACAAGGTAAATATCTTAACTAATGATGTAATTGATACTAATTGACATTCCTAATCTTGCTAATTAGTACTTATTGTTACAACATAATATTTTACATTAACAAAATCCTATTTATCTAAACAAACACGACTAATTATTCTTTTCGTTATTCTTGCTTTTGCAAAGATCATCTACATCAGACTCTTAATCTTGCTAATTAGTACTTATTGTTACAACATAATATTTTACATTAACAAAATCCTATTTATCTAAACAAACACGACTAATTATTCTTTTCGTTATTCTTGCTTTTGCAAAGATCATCTACATCAGACTCTTCTCCACTTTGCTTTCCCTAGGAATGCTCCTTTGCAGCACATatatttctttatttaattcttgtACGACGAAGGTGATACTAGGAGATGGTGTTGTTTTgttatcattttttttgttttgttatcaaTTGAAAGCcactttttttggtttaaagtatccttcattttttttctttttttttgaccttttgggTATATATCTTTTGTGGTTTGAagtttattttcttaaattacaattttgttatttttgaagtttccttttctttctttagtgGTTGGAAGAAATTACAATTTTTAATTTTCACAACATTACTTGTACTGTTTTTGACTTCTTATCTTACCAAGAAAGTTTTTTGGGTACTTAAATAGTATTTTCCCACCGAAAAGGACACTTACAGTTAATGGTTCCAAAGTTGTTGGATGTTACTCTCATTGTAAgatgaatttaaagaaataattacATATGTAACTCATCTAGCGCATAATAATCATTGGTAATGGAAAATTTTTAGATTTCTTTATACATGTTTATAATAAATAAGAAAAACAATGGACCAATGAGTTGGCCAATTGGACCGATAAAACTCGGAACTAATCACTCAGTCAATTATCACTCATTTTGACTGAGTTGAAGAACATTGCACTGAAGTTCACATGCTGGTTTAGTCGAGTTTCAAATGTACAAGACTAAAATGCTGCGAATATACTGATAGTGTATGTATTTTTACCATTtgatgcatgacacataattcgaatttaaatttgaaacctAAATTTTGCAAATGTGTCGTGCATCCGATCGTGATAGTGCATACATTATCAGTATTTATAATATTTACTCTAGTTATATTTACTTCCATTAAAGTTTGATCAAATTACTAAATGAGCCCTATAACTTGACTAAATTAGAGTCAATTCCCTTGAATGAGAAAATGTTTATCAAATTCCCTCTAACGCTAATTGCCATCAGAAATTATGCTTGCATGAGAACAATATATGATTAATCCCAAAATACCTTTTAATAAATTCACCTTGTTACATTTACAGCCCTTTAAGTTTTATCCAATTTTATTTACCTTTCCTGAGATTTGTCGAACTGAcaaaatgaaacttaaaatttTGTCCAAAGAGAGTCCCCTTCACTTGAAGGGGGAACATGTGTGTAAATCTATCTAGCAGCAGCAAGTCATATAAATAATTCAACTAGCATTGGCCAATGTTCAGCTCTATAGGAATGCAAATGAAGCtgcaaaattagaaaatttaaatCGCACAAGAAAATAGCTGTGTTTTGTAAATGGCAATGTGTTGCAGCTCTATGTTTAGCTGGTTTTTGTGAATTTCTATTGCTATAAATTGTTCACATTATATTTTTGGGAGCTGATGTTTTGTAAATGGCAACTAATGTTGTAAATGCCAAGAAATTTTTGCtattgttttgtaaatttgtgAAACGTCTGGTCTTTTGGTGTAAGGCTAAACATGCCTTCTTCTTAAATGATCAAATTCAGTCCATTTTCAATTGCATCTATTGTCTCAAACAGTTGGTGGTGTTACAAATGTTTACAGGTTTATCATTTACTATCAAAAGTAGTTCAATAAGTTAGGACACTTCAGTCCCTCAACTATACAAAAAGGGATAGTTCAATCCCAATGCTTCATTAGCTAGGGACACTTAGGTCCCTAAAGTTCAAACAAAAGAGTACATAATCCCCTAAACTAAAAATTGTATCCAAAATTAGTGAACCTAGTGCTCCTTCAAGCATATGCTACATTACATCAGAACCGCAGCTTATACAGAGAGACAAAAATTACATCTTTTCCATCCCAATTACATAGCACTATTATGCATTGCATTGCATGTTGCACTATGTTATTCTACGACACCATTGCTTCTTTTCCCATATAGATGGACATGATTCTTGTCAAACTCCAATGATGACCTTTATGGCCCAGATTTGAACAAAAGCATCCATATAACAACAACAACCCAGTGAAGAAACAAGTATATCTTTAGCCTCCTTAGTTTTGCTTCCTACAGCTTTGAGTTCTCTTGCAACCTCTTAATCTTAGATTTCAATTTGTTTTTTGTTCTTATTAGTCTAGGGATTATATCCTTGGACCTTTGACACATCTCAGGATCCACTCAATCCCAATAACTGCATTCCCCCGTTTCCTACATTAACAACACCATTGAgagagtaaatataggtttatTTAAGTGCATTGCATACAAATCGGAACCATAGGGGAAGAAGTACAAACAGATATAATGGAAATGAAATTATCCTATAATTTGGACATCGACAAAACCTTCTTCTTGGGTTTAAACCTGTCCATGATGCCATCATCAATGCTTGTTTTCCATTGTTGCATGTATCCCTAACCATCTctcctttgtcttctttcttaTCTTCAGATTTTCTAAAGCTCTCAACCTCTTAGTTCTTACCCCTCATTTGGATATTCAGccatttgctttctttttattaGGGCACATCTCTTCCCTTTTATGAATTGGATTGAGTCAATTATATCACCCGAATGTGcctccttttcccttctttgtgctaaataaatttctttctttttatatctTTTCTCTGAATTTGCATCCCTGCTCTTGGTCAATGGCGCTTGTTTTGCACACTCATAAAACCCTGACGATTTTGTGGATTTTGTCAACAATTTTACTTAATTGGGACGGATTCAGTAGTTTGAGGACCTAAGTGTCTCAttttaaagtttagggactgaagtggaAAATCGGATATAGTTTAGAGGGTTAAAATAGAATTTACCCAATTTCATTTGGTAGTCAACTAGGGAAAGGGACTTTCTGAAATTGCTAGGCAATTGCATCATACAATTGATGACCCACAtagtgaaattatcccaaataattttttacttgcatcataaacacatttcccaacccacctttttatctccatacatcacatcacaaaaagtgttacagtaattatttcaaataataccctatccaaacaaacga
Protein-coding regions in this window:
- the LOC140015820 gene encoding indole-3-acetic acid-amido synthetase GH3.17-like, with protein sequence MPDLADSIDLVCQEKSWEGIIKKIWPRTKYVMAIITGSMAQYIPALEVYTGGLPVVSPVYGSSEAVFGINMKPLCSPYDVSYIFIPNMAYHEFLPIDNHQDPNCTIRKDAHLEDHIVDLANVKIGQHYELFVTTKRVLSGLYRYRMGDILLVTGFHNITPQFKFVQRRNVVLSIDTDKTTEQDLQNAVTIAMHILEPLGLLDYSSYAETSSIPGHYVLFWELQLRSNDDFPVLDQVNMEKCCSLVEQSLDQKYKLLRNQSISTIGPSEIRVVKQGTFNVLMDFYVSQGTSLNQYKTPKNIKSEKAIEILDSRVVGKFYSREVPNQDS